A window of Diospyros lotus cultivar Yz01 chromosome 14, ASM1463336v1, whole genome shotgun sequence contains these coding sequences:
- the LOC127789952 gene encoding transcription factor LHW-like has product MGTTHLQQFLQSLCHNCSWSYAVFWKLRHENEKLLTWEVGCYDCLKLGGSEESLQNDSIFNGSKEIFSCSWGSCRHDGHSGEYPACQAVADLARVQYPWGEGVVGEVASTGNHRWFFCKNTSAGEFACIEVPECPSEWLLQFAAGIKTILLVPIVPHGVLQLGSLEKVAECLAVVTYIRDKFNAYQNGMDSFPSITVESLDEKSLLMPFSTDNLDKFSAAILNQMKSDDLEAVYIAKPTNRKLSTTNIVMPACHISDKGVVDAINNKRENEMCVQSIGLTRVSEPLDQLLNDTESEMIDGIVVGFSSLYEELQALSYSDNYNVVGEHANPIIKSDTDIGMIEQPFVDKDADNWGNENVNTFLSFPMDSELHKALGPDFMDHTKESVWDPSISVDDINSVPGQIFNSDLIHGIEPLDMEACEWSGEIHEAEHLLQAVLSCMPDSLIDNSSNRFEDVKISPLSSGPFVASNKAHNQSEEGAFVMEKRIQRNFALGEPSQKSITGFPSSPCESTVSTLVEQQQQQKKVVNCHLQSKRGPKLSNARTRRLRPGENQRPRPRDRQLIQDRLKELRQLVPNGSKCSIDGLLDKTIKHMLFLRDVTDQADKLRQCVREEAGSRDNVKLSGTKCDTQSGTTWAVELGGDLQVSPIVVEDLEYPGQMLIEMLCKDHGLFLEIAKVIRCLELTILTGVMESWSNNRWARFVVEAPRGFRRLDIFWPLMQLLQHDQWPSPGKI; this is encoded by the exons ATGGGGACTACCCATCTGCAGCAGTTCCTGCAGAGTCTTTGCCACAATTGCTCTTGGAGCTATGCAGTATTTTGGAAGCTGCGGCATGAGAATGAAAA ACTTCTAACATGGGAAGTTGGATGCTATGATTGTCTAAAGCTGGGAGGATCTGAGGAAAGCTTACAGAATGACTCCATTTTTAATGGATCCAAAGAGATATTTTCATGTAGTTGGGGTTCATGTAGACATGATGGACATTCAGGTGAATATCCAGCTTGCCAAGCAGTAGCAGATTTGGCCAGGGTTCAGTATCCATGGGGAGAGGG GGTGGTTGGTGAAGTGGCATCTACAGGGAATCATCGCTGGTTCTTCTGCAAAAATACGTCAGCCGGTGAATTTGCATGTATAGAAGTTCCTGAG TGTCCAAGTGAATGGCTACTTCAATTTGCAGCAGGTATCAAG ACTATATTGCTTGTACCTATTGTTCCACATGGAGTTTTGCAACTTGGTTCACTGGAAAAG GTTGCTGAATGTCTAGCTGTGGTCACTTATATCAGAGATAAGTTCAATGCCTATCAGAATGGCATGGATTCATTTCCTTCCATTACAGTGGAATCTCTAGATGAAAAGTCATTGCTTATGCCTTTTTCCACGGATAACTTGGATAAGTTCTCAGCCGCCATTTTGAACCAAATGAAGTCTGATGATCTCGAGGCAGTTTACATTGCCAAACCAACGAACAGAAAATTGTCAACTACTAATATCGTGATGCCAGCATGCCACATTTCAGATAAAGGTGTGGTAGATGCTATCAATaataaaagggaaaatgaaATGTGTGTCCAATCAATTGGCTTAACCAGAGTATCAGAACCACTTGATCAATTGCTAAATGATACTGAATCAGAGATGATTGATGGTATCGTGGTTGGATTTTCCAGTCTCTATGAAGAACTTCAAGCCTTATCTTATTCTGACAACTACAATGTGGTTGGAGAACATGCCAATCCTATTATAAAGTCTGATACCGACATAGGAATGATTGAACAGCCATTTGTGGACAAGGATGCTGATAACTGGGGCAATGAAAATGTTAATACTTTCTTAAGCTTTCCCATGGATTCTGAGCTGCACAAAGCACTTGGACCTGATTTCATGGATCACACTAAAGAATCAGTGTGGGACCCATCTATCTCAGTTGATGACATCAATAGTGTCCCAGGTCAGATCTTCAATAGTGATCTCATCCATGGTATTGAGCCATTAGACATGGAAGCCTGTGAATGGTCTGGTGAAATACATGAGGCCGAACATCTCTTGCAAGCTGTATTGTCCTGTATGCCTGATAGTTTAATTGATAATTCATCTAACAGATTCGAGGACGTCAAGATTTCTCCCTTATCATCAGGACCATTTGTGGCTTCCAATAAAGCACATAATCAATCTGAAGAAGGTGCATTTGTGATGGAGAAAAGAATTCAAAGGAACTTTGCTCTTGGTGAACCAAGCCAAAAGTCTATTACGGGATTTCCATCTTCTCCATGTGAAAGCACGGTGAGCACATTGGttgagcagcagcagcagcagaagaAGGTGGTTAATTGCCACCTGCAGAGTAAGAGGGGGCCAAAACTCTCCAACGCCAGGACAAGAAGGCTGAGACCTGGTGAAAACCAGAGGCCAAGACCCAGGGATAGGCAACTGATACAAGATAGACTCAAAGAACTACGGCAACTTGTCCCAAATGGTTCAAAG TGTAGCATTGATGGCCTCCtagataaaacaataaaacacatGCTGTTCTTAAGAGATGTTACTGATCAGGCTGATAAACTAAGGCAGTGTGTTCGTGAGGAG GCAGGCAGTCGGGACAATGTGAAACTTTCAGGCACTAAATGTGATACTCAGAGTGGGACAACCTGGGCAGTTGAACTGGGAGGTGATCTCCAAGTATCACCTATAGTTGTGGAAGATCTTGAATACCCAGGACAGATGCTAATAGAG ATGCTTTGCAAGGATCATGGGCTCTTTCTGGAGATCGCCAAGGTCATACGATGTTTGGAGCTAACGATCCTGACAGGAGTGATGGAAAGCTGGTCAAACAACAGATGGGCACGTTTCGTCGTTGAG GCTCCAAGGGGCTTCCGCAGATTGGACATCTTCTGGCCTCTAATGCAACTACTGCAGCACGATCAATGGCCAAGCCCCGGCAAGATTTGA
- the LOC127789956 gene encoding tropinone reductase 1-like codes for MEIGTGVGEERWSLKGMTALVTGGTRGIGHAIVEELAGRGAAVHLCSRNQAELEECLRKWRGEGLSVTGSVCDVVSRTQREKLMEEVSDVFAGKLNILVNNAGTFFMKDATDVTAEDYALLMGTNFEASYHLSQLAQPLLKASGNGSVVFNSSIAGLVAIPKASLYAASKGAMNQLTRNLACEWAKDNIRVNCIAPGFITTTIVDPAVQAPFISQVPAGRPGRATEISPVVAFLCFPAASYITGQVIAIDGGFTANGFTATEC; via the exons ATGGAAATCGGCACCGGAGTTGGGGAGGAAAGGTGGTCTCTCAAGGGAATGACGGCTCTGGTCACCGGCGGCACCCGAGGCATCGG GCATGCGATAGTGGAAGAACTGGCGGGACGTGGAGCCGCCGTTCACCTGTGCTCGCGAAACCAGGCGGAGCTGGAAGAATGCTTGCGAAAATGGAGAGGCGAAGGGCTCAGCGTGACGGGCTCTGTGTGCGACGTGGTGTCGAGAACGCAGCGGGAGAAGCTCATGGAAGAAGTCTCCGACGTCTTCGCCGGAAAGCTCAATATTCTT GTAAACAATGCTGGAACTTTTTTCATGAAGGATGCCACAGACGTGACTGCTGAAGATTATGCCCTTCTGATGGGCACCAATTTTGAGGCCTCTTACCATTTATCTCAACTTGCACAGCCTCTCCTCAAGGCTTCTGGAAATGGAAGTGTTGTGTTTAACTCTTCTATTGCCGGTTTGGTTGCAATACCGAAAGCTTCTCTTTATGCAGCTTCAAAag GAGCAATGAATCAATTGACAAGGAACTTGGCATGCGAGTGGGCGAAAGACAATATTCGTGTAAATTGCATCGCTCCAGGATTCATTACAACCACTATTGTGGATCCAGCTGTA CAAGCACCTTTTATCAGTCAAGTTCCAGCGGGCCGGCCGGGACGGGCCACTGAGATTTCACCAGTAGTGGCATTTCTTTGCTTCCCCGCTGCTTCGTACATCACTGGGCAAGTCATTGCCATTGATGGCGGCTTTACCGCAAATGGTTTCACTGCTACTGAATGCTAA